The following nucleotide sequence is from Flavobacterium sp. N1736.
TTATTTTATCAGAATGATACCTTTTGTATGACCAGTCTGATAAATTATCTCTTCTGTTTGTTCCTCCAAAAAATTTGATATTAAATTGATTTCCAAATTTATATTCAAATTCTCCCAAATTAGGATCACTAAAAGTTATGTCATCCATAACTTTGAAATTATAAATAGATTTACTGTATACCTGCGAACTATTTTTTATGGAAGTAGTTACATATTCATATAAAACTTCTGGTGAAGGAATTTCTTCAACAGCTTGAATATTATCAATTTCTTTGGAGTCATCAGTAGGTTCAAAAGATGTTACTCCCGAAACGTAATTGGTATAAGGATTCATATAATCATACTCAACCGCCATTTCATTAGAATTATCAAAATTAGATGTTGCAATTTTGTGAACCCTTATTCCACCGCCTTTTTTACCGGTTCTACCATATTGACCGGTTATAACATTATAATTAGCAACTACTTTAAAACTATAAGCATACTCATTTTGATTTGTTATAGAAGGAATATACCCAACTCCACTACCAGGAGTATTTGCCGGATCAGTATAACAAAATGGCCCCTCAAAGAAGGAAGAGTGTAAAGTTAAATTGGTATTTTCATTGGTTCTTAAAGTCAGTTTTTTATTGGCATCATCAATCCCTATTACGGTATAATAAGTACTATAATCATTTGATTTTAGTTTATAGCGGTTATTAGTAAGTTGTAAAAAACTAAAATTCAGTTTTATTTCAGAATTTAAACTAAAAATATTGCTCAAATTATCATTATAAAAGAAATTCGGATCGTTAGTGTTTAAAGTTACCGTGTTATTTAGGATTGTATATTTTACAGGTATATATACATTGTTTTTTGGTCCAACATAAAAAGGGCTTGATTCTTTTATATTTTCAGTGTGATATGCAGCCATTTTTCCAAAAGAATCAGATTCATATTCTACCTTGATCTTTGTTCCAATTGGTGTTATTATTTCATTTAAACTCCAGGCATCAGGTTGATCCTTGACATATCCCCAAACATCAGAACCGTTAAAGTTATATGGTGTCGTACTTTTTGAATAATTAAATCTATACGGAGGTATAATTTTATTATTGCCTTTTCCATTAATTTCTAAATTTCTTAAGGCTAATCTTCCTGAACTGGCATTTGGTAAACTTGTTCCCAGCGAATAGTCATATCCTAAATTAATTACTTTTTGTGCCTTAGATTCTATATTAAATCCTTTAGTAATATTAAATGCGGCAATATCATCTTTGTCCAGAATATTTTGATCTGTATTGATATCCGATTTAATTACATTATAAGGATTTTTTCGTGCATTTGCGTCCGGTAAACCATCAAGAATAGCAATGGCCTGCATTCCATAATCAAAATAAGTGTAACCTGTTTTTCGATTTGTTCCGGTACCCAAATTTTTAGCGACATTAAGCTGATCGCTATTTTTAACTAAAATTATTTTATCTAATTTTAAGCTTAAATTTTCAGGAAGATCTACATACTTATAGGTTTGCTGCCTGTAATTTTGCTGACTATAGTTTTTTAATGTATAGGTATTTGTTGGCTTTTCATCATAATAGCTTCCAACCTCGATAGGTTTTTTTAGCTTATTAGAAAATGCTTGCGTGATATTCGCGGGCATTGGACCAGATGCGTATTGTCCATTTTTATATTGTAAAGGAGTACTCTTATCATCATTTCTAACAGATTTTACAAAAAGAGCAGTATGAGTTCTTGTTTTAACTTTATCCAGATAATAAATTTCTTTTCGTCCCCAAAAATATAAGTACTTCTCATTGTATGTTTTTGCACCCGTTTTTGGTGTTTTCCATCCATAACCATCAGACCATTTTCCGTATTCAAATTGTACCCAGTAACCATAGTCACTTTCGTCGGGTGTATTATTATTGTTAACGTCAACATAATCCGGACCTGTAATAGCGGTTAATAACCAATGCGTTGCGTATGGTTTTGTTTTAACTGTTTCTAAAAATTTATCATTTTCATTTAGATTATTAGAATAATTTTTATAAACTTCCTCATAGTTATAAACAGGGAGAGAAAAATGATATGTTTTTCCATCTATTGTTGTTACTCTGTAAGCTCCGATACCATTCTCGGCAATATTTTTATAAGCTTGTCTATTATATCCGGATACTTCAAAAAACATTCCATTGGTATTTCCTTCAGTAATCTCTTTATTTGTAAAAGCTTCAATAAAACTGCCGTCACGCTTTCTGTTTCCCGTTTTTGTCAATAATCCATCTTTATTGTATGGCGATGAAAAAGTATTATCGGTATCAGTAAGTATGGTGTTAACAAGTTTACCATCTCTTGTATTTTCACCTGATTCAATGTCGGGTATGTTTAATGGTTTAAAATCACCAGTTTGGGTTCTTAGAAATGAAGAATTTACATTGTCAAGATTAAAGAAAAATTTATTATTTAATTTATAGGTTGCGTCAGTTGCTTCAACAGGTTTAGTTAAAAATAATTCATCTTCAAATTGAGTTGTTTTTGTTACCAGATCCGGTGCTTTAACTTCGCTGCCTTTTCCATATAGTAATAATTCATCTTGAATTTTAGGTGAGAATGATGCAAAAATTCCTTGTGCACTTACAGAATAATTGTCATAATTTGGTAAAACAACATTTACGAATGTTAAAGGATAATTTGCAATTGGATAATCCGTACGTTTATTTTTATCAATTACTAGATGCGACCTAACATCCATATAACTCCTGTTGTCTTGAACATAAGATGATTCATTTTTTGAATCAAAAATATTTAGAGTCCCCGAAATGTAATTTGGTGTAAGTTTAAACAGAGAATATTTAACATTAGTATGTTGGTATCCAACCCAGAAAAAACCATTAAGATTTATGTTAAAACCATTGGTAGAAGTTTTTTGATAATAGTCTCCTTGTGATGCTGATGAACTTAAACTTGTCATCGATGAACCATTATAAGATACCGACGTTCTTTTTAAGTCAGAACTGAGTGAAATTCCTACCGCATTTCCTTTAATATTTGTAGATAAGGATTTAGAATTTAAATCATAACTTAAAGAACCTTGCAAAGAAGCTCCTCCGGAATTTGATGATAAACCGTAAGATATACCTACGCTAGCGCCCCCATTACTGTTCATATTCAAGCTAAATGGACCGGCATTTACGCCCATTCCCATTTCAAAATTACCATCTGTATCAAAATTAGCAGTCATTCCACCATAACCTACTACACCTCCCCAAGCTTTATGTGCTCCCCAGGATCTACTCATACCAATTGTTACACCATTTGGTAATGTACCACCTATAGAAAAATTATAATAATCTAATGACTCTCCCTGATCATATAATAATTCAGATAATCTGGTTTTATCCCAATCATCTGGCACTCCTTTAACCGATCTGTTTATTGCACCTGGATTTAATGTCCATCCAAGACCTACCCATGAAGCTTCCTGATCCATTGCAATACCTGCATGATATGATAAAGACAAAGGATATCCTCCCTCGGGACTAGGCACATTCAGCAAAGGCAAAACATAAGACATGTCTCCGGTTGCTAAGTTAACCATATCCGTGGAGTCGACAGGCTCAAAACTAGTTGCTTCTGGAGCAACAGGTCCATTATTCGAAGCAAATAAATCGCTTGGAAAAATAGTTGGAAAAAAAATCAATAAGAAAAAAGTGGCAATAATACGATGGCGCTTGTGGTATTTGGTCATGGTAATAAGTTGGTTTTTAGAAACTTAGTTGTGGTTCGTTTGTTAAGGCTTTGGTATCTATTTTAAATTTGATATCTCCTGTTTGGAGTCCTAAATCTTCAATAACAAAATTTAGGTACTTTTGATTCATATATTTTGGGTCTCGAGGATATACAACCATAATAGAGGTAGAATTACTCATACCATACATTCTGGGATAAACAAAATCGGCAAGGGCTAATGTGTCTTTTGTTGGAGAATAAACATGAAGTTTTTCTTCCATGCCAAAAGCTAATTCATTGACCATTTTTCCAAATTTAGCCTGATCCTGGGCAACACCATTTAATAATTCCTGATTGTTTTTTGACATTGACAGATTAAAATACAGGTATTGACTGTAATGCTTTCTGAATTTTTCGACTTTATCCGGATTGATATCATCACCTAATTCCTGTTTTACTAATAAATCCGTTGGTCGGTATTGTAAAACATAATCAACATCGGCAACGGTTTTTTTATAGTGGTATCCGTTGTCTTCATTTTGTATATAATTACTCATTTCCTCTTGTGTATCAAAAGTTTTGGTACAAGAGGAAATAAATAATAATAAGATAAATGGTAAAAGTTTATTTTTTATCATATTCAGCATTAAGGCCTTTTAATACTTCTTCAGTTAAGTCAGTAGATTCATCAGCATACATGATGTTTCCTCCACCGCTTGCGCCAAATATGATTTTGTAGTTATGATCTTTTCCGTATTCTTTGATATAATCGTTAATATCATTAATTACGGTTTGCGTTACTTTTTTGTCTTCTTCCTCAATTTTTTTCTGGATAGCTTCCTGATAACCATTTATTTGCTGTTGCTTGTTTGACAACAACTCTTGTTTCAGTTTTAATTCTTTTGGAGATAAACTACCTCTTTCTCTTTCGTAGTTTTTTAATTCGTTTTGCCAATTACTAACTAAGGAATCAACATTAGCTTTCATCAAAGTAGCTTTTTTATCAAATTCTGCCTTAACAATTTTTGTTTTGTTATAACCTGTAATTAGTTTATTAACGTCTACATAGACTAATTCTGAACTGGATTTTGCAAAATATATTGCAATAACGCTTAACACTACTGCTAAAACAGCAGCATACAAAGGGATTTTTTTCATTTTTACTTGTTGGGAAAATTTTAACAATAATATTAATTAGTTGTTAATTTAACAAATTATTAAAGAATTTTATGTCAGAAAGTTTTTAACAAGGTCGATTTATTGGTAAGTAATCTGTTATACTTTGCCTTACAGCGTTACTAATCAGTATAAAATTTAAAAGCAAAAAAAATGAAAAAGAGGTTATTTGTAGTGTAAGTATATTCTTAAATTACTGTGATTAATTTGAAAATTTCTATTTTAATATAGTTTTTACGCCACAGCAAGTTTAGTAGTAGAATTAATTAACAATAAAGTTTGCATATCTACTTCACCGGCAAAAAAGGTATCCAAGAGTTCTTTAAATACCGGATCGGCATTTTCAACTTGAGCAAAAAGGCTCATTGATGAACGTAGTTTGCGGGCATCTAAATCGCCTAAAATAGATTCGATTGATTTTCTTTTGAAAGTCAGTAAAAGCTTTGAGATTTCTATAAGATGTTTTGCCAAAACAGGATGCTGTAAAAAATCACTTGCTTCTTTAAGATCATTTATGGCATAATAATTTGCAATACTACTCGTACCAAGTCCTTTTATTTGCGGAAAAATAAACCACATCCAATGTGTTTGCTTTTTGCCTTTTTTAATTTCTGAAAACGCAGTAAGATAAAGTTTATTTTGTGCATCTAAAAATCGCATTAAATCAGTATTTAAGTAAACCATCAGTATTTGAATTTATAAAGATTTATAAAAGTTTTTGGGGTGTTCCTGTGCTTAGTTTAATTGAATAGTATCTTATTCGCTTAATTTTTAGTACACTCCAAAAGTAATAATGAAGGGTATTTAAAGTTTATATAATTTTTTTCATTTATTATATAATAACAACATTGTGTAGTTTTAGAAAGAAGTTTAGACATGATTTTGCATGATT
It contains:
- a CDS encoding RHS repeat domain-containing protein, with product MTKYHKRHRIIATFFLLIFFPTIFPSDLFASNNGPVAPEATSFEPVDSTDMVNLATGDMSYVLPLLNVPSPEGGYPLSLSYHAGIAMDQEASWVGLGWTLNPGAINRSVKGVPDDWDKTRLSELLYDQGESLDYYNFSIGGTLPNGVTIGMSRSWGAHKAWGGVVGYGGMTANFDTDGNFEMGMGVNAGPFSLNMNSNGGASVGISYGLSSNSGGASLQGSLSYDLNSKSLSTNIKGNAVGISLSSDLKRTSVSYNGSSMTSLSSSASQGDYYQKTSTNGFNINLNGFFWVGYQHTNVKYSLFKLTPNYISGTLNIFDSKNESSYVQDNRSYMDVRSHLVIDKNKRTDYPIANYPLTFVNVVLPNYDNYSVSAQGIFASFSPKIQDELLLYGKGSEVKAPDLVTKTTQFEDELFLTKPVEATDATYKLNNKFFFNLDNVNSSFLRTQTGDFKPLNIPDIESGENTRDGKLVNTILTDTDNTFSSPYNKDGLLTKTGNRKRDGSFIEAFTNKEITEGNTNGMFFEVSGYNRQAYKNIAENGIGAYRVTTIDGKTYHFSLPVYNYEEVYKNYSNNLNENDKFLETVKTKPYATHWLLTAITGPDYVDVNNNNTPDESDYGYWVQFEYGKWSDGYGWKTPKTGAKTYNEKYLYFWGRKEIYYLDKVKTRTHTALFVKSVRNDDKSTPLQYKNGQYASGPMPANITQAFSNKLKKPIEVGSYYDEKPTNTYTLKNYSQQNYRQQTYKYVDLPENLSLKLDKIILVKNSDQLNVAKNLGTGTNRKTGYTYFDYGMQAIAILDGLPDANARKNPYNVIKSDINTDQNILDKDDIAAFNITKGFNIESKAQKVINLGYDYSLGTSLPNASSGRLALRNLEINGKGNNKIIPPYRFNYSKSTTPYNFNGSDVWGYVKDQPDAWSLNEIITPIGTKIKVEYESDSFGKMAAYHTENIKESSPFYVGPKNNVYIPVKYTILNNTVTLNTNDPNFFYNDNLSNIFSLNSEIKLNFSFLQLTNNRYKLKSNDYSTYYTVIGIDDANKKLTLRTNENTNLTLHSSFFEGPFCYTDPANTPGSGVGYIPSITNQNEYAYSFKVVANYNVITGQYGRTGKKGGGIRVHKIATSNFDNSNEMAVEYDYMNPYTNYVSGVTSFEPTDDSKEIDNIQAVEEIPSPEVLYEYVTTSIKNSSQVYSKSIYNFKVMDDITFSDPNLGEFEYKFGNQFNIKFFGGTNRRDNLSDWSYKRYHSDKIIMYDQFSNIGSLISLKNYNGKDQLISKTVNNYKLFDNDSKENGITQESYKNIKRIQSWKIIYDANQNQSWKLDSRYLYTSVSKVVFPNRLESTSTTSGGYTNTTYYDKYDFLTGQVTETTSKSSDGQSHKTRTVPAYLKYADMGSKGDNINNKNMLSQTAAEYSYILNGPNGGAWKETGVGITTWSNVWAYKNIAGSVATPNVIKEKIWRKHKSYIWNGTKDSDGIFTGYVSATDDGFNWDLPSGVGIDVTQASKWKQISEVTLYDHFSAPLEMKDSNGNYASTKMGDNDTKTTVNGNGRYGEMFYCGAENNPFANFPTHLEPEISVTNANQQNSTYFHTGKKSIETTSASMITVSMKNLEHRAGKYKVSVWVEKSNAAKAIIKVDNTAYDFVSDNITAANWQLKTAYLPIPAGACNIYLSSTDATKVYFDDLMIRPVSSSIAGYVYNEWDELTHIIGNNGLATRFEYDAAGRLIRTYIEVIEDPANNVMGGFKLVKSNTYNNKYL
- a CDS encoding OmpH family outer membrane protein, translating into MKKIPLYAAVLAVVLSVIAIYFAKSSSELVYVDVNKLITGYNKTKIVKAEFDKKATLMKANVDSLVSNWQNELKNYERERGSLSPKELKLKQELLSNKQQQINGYQEAIQKKIEEEDKKVTQTVINDINDYIKEYGKDHNYKIIFGASGGGNIMYADESTDLTEEVLKGLNAEYDKK
- a CDS encoding DUF1810 domain-containing protein encodes the protein MVYLNTDLMRFLDAQNKLYLTAFSEIKKGKKQTHWMWFIFPQIKGLGTSSIANYYAINDLKEASDFLQHPVLAKHLIEISKLLLTFKRKSIESILGDLDARKLRSSMSLFAQVENADPVFKELLDTFFAGEVDMQTLLLINSTTKLAVA